A single window of Anopheles moucheti chromosome 2, idAnoMoucSN_F20_07, whole genome shotgun sequence DNA harbors:
- the LOC128299702 gene encoding thioester-containing protein 1 allele S3-like, which yields MWQFIRSSMLTVIIFIGAAHGILVVGPKFIRANQDYTVVISNFKLNISEVGLMLRMDGHTINGSSVLNSTKSVDVRRNMNKVITFKMPADLSAGNYKLTINGQRGFGFHKEVALVYLGKSISGLIQIDKPVYKPGDTVNFRVIVLDTELKPPARVKSVHVTLRDPQNKVIREWTSGKLNAGVFENDLQLAPSAMFGMWKISVQVDGEELASRTFEVKEYVLSSFDIEVIPSGTPLMEHRGLNLTIAANYHFRKPVKGLAKVELYLEDDMLDQQKEVEVYGMRQVELRFVGHFDEQEHQKDVFVKTTFIEQHTNRSVVKGSHITMYKYKYRVDLIKDIPYFHPGHPFKCALHFRYHDGTPAKGITGKVIILDIEYEKTVTSDDNGLIKLELSPGNNVQEMVITLENDDGFYFDETVQNTGVVSNAYIKLELKSTLHLNRLVQVQVSCNEPMTFFVYYVMKKGNIIDSGFITTNEQSKYPLRFIASEKMIPQVKIIVSTVKNDRMMFDFLDLDFEEPRHKIRLNLNKQEVKPGQQIELSLSGQRGSYVGLVAYNKGLMYDNKNKDLFWEDIMRVYKGIGPSVENEFDKFHSMGLFVKTLDDIEFNEAHDMSARDGHQIVSNAISKTVSYRTHFPESWLWQNVTLGKYGTHKMIETVPDMMTSWYLTGFSIHPEYGLGIIKEPVQLTTAQSFYIVENLPYSIKREEAVVLQFTLFHNLGGEYIADVTLYNVANQTEFIGRPVEDLSYTKSVSVPPKVGVPVSFLVKARKLGEMTVRIEATINTNQESDALEKVIRVMPESLVQPKIKTRFFCFDTYINRTFLMHLDFNSQADNGSRKIEFRLNPDLPTNVVDNLDNLLAPSSGNGELNMVKFVPNIVVRDYLHAIGSKDQSLLHKATNLLRQGYHNQMRYHQTDGSFGAYQNATGSVFLTAFVAKTMQMVSKYIDVDTVMVEKAYDWLASKQHSSGRFNEVGSVIHKGMLSGLRNGISLTSYVLIALLENENAKVKHAVVIQNSINYLSGHVENIEHPYDLSIVTYALMLNGHSMKKMALEKLVGMATPLKKDGKLYLDTANSIETTAYALLSIVLAEKYVDGIPVMRWLVNQRYVTGSFPRTQDTFVGLKALTKLAEKVSPLRNDYAIQLKGMKPLIYGFKQITITENLHIKPEDIYVQNNRDIPEDTEWLEINIAGIGFGMLQVIYEYSLNLNNFDKRLKLDIEKQYTRSNYELQLEVCAKFDRFWSNGSLHKVMIEVTFPSGYEVDQNPVKELTNINPIHHIEVRYGGTSVVVYYYNMSIERNCFTVTAYRRGKVAMKRPAYVVAYDYYDRNYNAIEMYEVDEQPDEEQLYV from the exons ATGTGGCAGTTCATAAGGTCAAGTATGCTTACGGTGATAATCTTCATAGGGGCTGCTCATGG AATACTGGTTGTGGGCCCCAAATTCATTCGGGCCAACCAGGATTACACGGTTGTGATCAGTAACTTTAAGTTGAACATAAGCGAAGTAGGCCTGATGCTGCGCATGGACGGTCATACCATTAACGGAAGTAGTGTGCTGAACTCAACAAAGTCGGTTGATGTGAGGCGGAATATGAACAAAGTGATCACCTTCAAA ATGCCTGCGGACTTATCAGCTGGAAATTACAAACTTACCATCAACGGGCAGCGTGGCTTTGGCTTTCATAAGGAAGTTGCATTGGTATACCTCGGTAAATCCATATCGGGTTTAATACAGATCGATAAGCCTGTGTACAAACCGGGCGATACGGTAAATTTTCGTGTGATAGTGCTAGACACTGAGTTGAAGCCTCCTGCACGGGTAAAGTCAGTTCATGTGACATTGCGTGATCCTCAAAACAAGGTGATCCGCGAGTGGACTTCGGGCAAGCTGAACGCCGGAGTGTTCGAGAATGATCTACAACTTGCGCCATCAGCAATGTTTGGAATGTGGAAAATCTCGGTACAGGTGGACGGAGAAGAGCTCGCATCGAGAACGTTCGAGGTGAAAGAGTATGTGTTGTCCTCGTTTGATATAGAGGTGATACCGTCCGGCACTCCGTTGATGGAGCACCGGGGGTTGAATCTGACAATTGCAGCCAACTATCATTTTCGCAAACCAGTGAAGGGATTAGCCAAGGTGGAGCTGTATTTGGAGGATGATATGCTGGACCAGCAGAAGGAGGTCGAAGTGTACGGCATGAGGCAGGTGGAGTTGAGATTCGTTGGACACTTTGATGAACAAGAACATCAAAAAGATGTGTTTGTAAAGACGACCTTCATCGAACAGCATACAA ATCGTTCCGTGGTGAAAGGATCTCATATTACTATGTACAAGTACAAATATCGCGTGGATTTGATAAAAGATATTCCTTACTTCCATCCGGGACATCCCTTTAAATGTGCGCTTCATTTCCGATACCACGATGGAACACCTGCCAAAGGTATCACCGGTAAAGTGATCATACTCGATATCGAATATGAGAAAACTGTCACTAGTGACGATAACGGTTTGATCAAACTGGAGCTAAGCCCAGGGAACAACGTACAAGAGATGGTTATTACC CTTGAAAACGATGACGGTTTCTACTTTGACGAAACAGTTCAAAATACAGGTGTGGTGTCAAATGCGTACATCAAACTGGAATTGAAATCAAC TCTTCATTTGAATCGTTTGGTGCAAGTCCAGGTATCGTGCAATGAACCAATGACGTTTTTCGTGTACTACGTAATGAAGAAGGGCAACATTATCGATTCCGGTTTCATTACAACGAACGAACAAAGCAAATATCCCCTTCGGTTCATTGCTTCGGAAAAGATGATTCCGCAGGTCAAAATAATAGTATCGACTGTCAAGAACGACAGGATGATGTTTGACTTTCTGGACCTCGATTTCGAAGAGCCCCGTCACAAA ATCCGTTTAAACCTCAACAAACAGGAAGTAAAACCGGGACAACAAATAGAGCTCAGCTTATCCGGACAACGAGGATCATACGTGGGATTAGTTGCATACAACAAAGGTTTGATGTACGACAACAAGAACAAAGATTTGTTCTGGGAGGACATCATGCGAGTGTATAAAGGAATTGGTCCGAGCGTAGAGAATGAGTTTGACAAGTTTCAT AGTATGGGACTGTTTGTTAAGACATTGGATGATATCGAGTTTAATGAAGCTCACGATATGTCAGCACGGGATGGACATCAGATCGTGAGCAATGCGATCTCCAAAACAGTCTCGTACCGGACACATTTTCCAGAATCGTGGCTATGGCAAAATGTGACATTAGGAAAGTATGGTACGCATAAGATGATCGAGACCGTCCCAGATATGATGACGTCTTGGTACTTGACGGGATTCTCGATTCATCCGGAGTATGGTTTGGGCATCATTAAGGAACCCGTCCAGTTAACAACGGCTCAATCGTTCTACATCGTGGAAAATCTACCGTACTCTATCAAACGAGAAGAAGCGGTCGTTTTACAGTTTACTCTGTTCCACAATCTTGGAGGAGAGTACATCGCGGACGTGACACTGTACAATGTTGCCAATCAGACGGAATTCATAGGACGACCTGTGGAAG ACCTAAGCTACACCAAATCCGTGAGCGTTCCTCCGAAGGTTGGTGTACCGGTCTCATTTCTGGTAAAGGCACGAAAGCTCGGCGAGATGACGGTACGAATTGAGGCAACGATTAACACCAACCAAGAATCGGACGCACTGGAGAAGGTGATCCGAGTTATGCCAGAAAGTTTGGTACAGCCAAAGATAAAAACTCGTTTCTTCTGCTTTGATACATACATCAATCGAACCTTCTTGATGCATTTGGACTTTAACTCGCAGGCAGACAATGGTTCTAGAAAAATCGAGTTCCGTCTCAATC CCGATCTGCCTACCAATGTAGTTGATAACTTGGATAATCTGCTTGCACCTTCGTCTGGCAATGGAGAGCTAAATATGGTAAAGTTTGTACCGAACATCGTTGTGCGTGATTACTTGCATGCTATTGGCTCGAAGGATCAGAGTCTGCTCCATAAAGCTACCAATCTGCTGCGCCAAGGCTATCACAATCAGATGCGTTATCATCAGACAGATGGTTCGTTTGGTGCGTATCAAAATGCTACTGGTAGCGTGTTTCTTACCGCCTTCGTTGCAAAGACAATGCAAATGGTGTCGAAGTACATCGATGTGGATACGGTTATGGTCGAGAAGGCGTACGATTGGCTTGCTTCCAAACAACACAGCTCGGGAAGGTTCAATGAGGTCGGTTCCGTCATTCACAAAGGTATGCTAAGTGGTTTGCGCAACGGCATTTCACTGACATCTTACGTACTGATAGCGCTCCTAGAAAATGAGAACGCCAAAGTGAAGCACGCGGTTGTGattcaaaattcaataaactaTTTAAGTGGCCACGTGGAAAACATAGAACATCCCTACGATCTGTCCATAGTGACATATGCGTTGATGTTGAATGGGCACAGCATGAAGAAAATGGCACTTGAAAAGCTTGTGGGAATGGCAACTCCCTTGAAAAAGGACGGGAAACTGTACTTGGACACGGCAAATAGCATCGAGACTACCGCTTATGCTTTGCTGTCCATTGTTTTAGCAGAAAAGTATGTGGACGGTATACCGGTGATGCGCTGGTTGGTGAACCAACGCTACGTTACCGGAAGCTTCCCGCGCACTCAAGACACCTTCGTGGGACTGAAGGCACTGACAAAGTTGGCGGAAAAAGTCTCTCCCTTGCGAAACGATTACGCCATACAGCTGAAGGGTATGAAGCCTTTAATTTATGGcttcaaacaaataacaataacGGAAAATCTCCACATAAAACCTGAAGATATCTACGTTCAGAACAATAGAGACATACCGGAAGACACTGAATGGCTGGAGATCAACATTGCCGGTATCGGTTTCGGAATGCTGCAAGTGATTTATGAGTACAGTTTAAATCTAAATAATTTTGATAAACGACTGAAGCTGGATATAGAGAAACAGTACACGAGGTCCAACTACGAGCTACAGTTGGAAGTGTGTGCTAAGTTCGATCGGTTTTGGTCCAATGGAAGTTTGCACAAGGTTATGATCGAGGTGACCTTCCCCAGCGGGTACGAAGTCGACCAGAATCCGGTGAAAGAACTGACTAACATAAATCCCATACAT CACATAGAGGTTAGGTATGGCGGCACATCCGTTGTCGTGTATTACTACAACATGAGCATCGAACGGAACTGCTTCACCGTGACGGCTTACAGGCGGGGCAAGGTGGCTATGAAACGTCCAGCATACGTAGTCGCTTACGATTATTACGACAGAA ATTACAATGCCATTGAAATGTACGAAGTGGATGAGCAACCTGATGAAGAACAATTGTATGTTTAA
- the LOC128299710 gene encoding thioester-containing protein 1 allele S3-like, producing MWQFIRSSMLTVIIFIGAAHGILVVGPKFFRANQDYTVVISNFKLNISEVGLMIRMEGRSNDDRSVLNSTKSVDVRRNMNKVITFKMPADLSAGNYKLTINGQRGFGYHQEVPLVYLGKSISGLIQIDKPVYKQGDTVKFRVIVLDTELKPPARVKSVHVTLRDPQNKVIREWTSGKLNAGVFENDIQLAPSAMFGMWKISVQVDGEELASRTFEIKEYVLSSFDIEVIPSGTPLMEHRGLNLTIAANYHFRKPVKGLAKVELYLEDDMLDQQKEVEVYGMRQVELRFVGHFDEQEHQKDVFVKTTFIEQHTNRSVAKGSHITMYKYKYRVDLIKDIPYFHPGHPFKCALQLRYHDGTPAKGITGKVIILDIEYEKTVTTDDNGLIKLELSPGNNVQEMVITLENDDGFYFDETVQNTGVVSNAYIKLELKSTLHLNRLVQVQVSCNEPMTFFVYYVMKKGNIIDSGFITTNEQSKYPLRFIASEKMIPQVKIIVSTVKNDRMMFDFLDLDFEEPRHKIRLNLNKQEVKPGQQIELSLSGQRGSYVGLVAYNKGLMYDNKNKDLFWEDIMRVYKGIGPSVENEFDKFHSMGLFVKTLNDIEFNEAHDMSARVGHQIVSNAISKTVSYRTHFPESWLWQNVTLGKYGTHKMIETVPDMMTSWYLTGFSIHPEYGLGIIKEPVQLTTAQSFYIVENLPYSIKREEAVVLQFTLFHNLGGEYIADVTLYTVANQTEFVGRPVEDLSYTKSVSVPPKVGVPVSFLVKARKLGEMTVRIEATINTNQESDALEKVIRVVPESLVQPKMKTLFFCFDSYINQTILMNLDFNKQADNGSRKIEFRLNPDLHTNVVDNLDNLLAPSSGNGEQNMVKFVPNIVVRDYLHAIGSKDQSLLHKATNLLRQGYHNQMRYHQTDGSFGAYQNATGSVFLTAFVAKSMQMVSKYIDVDTVMVEKVYDWLASKQHSSGRFDEVGSVIHKGMLSGLRNGISLTSYVLIALLENENAKVKHAVVIQNSINYLSGHVENIEHPYDLSIVTYALMLNGHSMKKMALEKLVGMATPLKKDGKLYLDTENSIETTAYALLSIVLAEKYVDGIPVMRWLVNQRYVTGSFPRTQDTFVGLKALTKLAEKVSPLRNDYAIQLKGMKALIYGFKQITITENLHIKPEDIYVQNNRDIPEDTEWLEINIAGIGFGMLQVIYEYSLNLNNFDKRLKLDLEKQNTGSNYELLLEVCAKFDRFWSNGSLHKVMIEVTFPSGYEVDQNPVKELTNINPIHNIEVRYGGTSVVVYYYNMSIERNCFTVTAYRRGKVAMKRPAYVVAYGYYDRNYNAIEMYEVDEQPDEE from the exons ATGTGGCAGTTCATAAGGTCAAGTATGCTTACGGTGATAATCTTCATAGGGGCTGCTCATGG AATACTGGTTGTGGGCCCCAAATTCTTTCGGGCCAACCAGGATTACACGGTTGTGATCAGTAACTTTAAGTTGAACATAAGCGAAGTAGGCCTGATGATCCGGATGGAAGGCCGATCCAATGATGACAGAAGTGTGCTGAACTCAACAAAGTCGGTTGATGTGCGGCGGAATATGAACAAAGTGATCACCTTCAAA ATGCCTGCGGACTTATCAGCTGGAAATTACAAACTTACCATCAACGGGCAGCGTGGCTTTGGCTATCACCAGGAAGTTCCGTTGGTATACCTCGGTAAATCCATATCGGGTTTAATACAGATCGATAAGCCTGTGTACAAACAGGGCGATACGGTAAAATTTCGTGTGATAGTGCTAGACACTGAGTTGAAGCCTCCTGCACGTGTAAAGTCAGTTCATGTGACATTGCGTGATCCTCAAAACAAGGTGATCCGCGAGTGGACTTCGGGCAAGCTGAACGCCGGAGTGTTCGAGAATGATATACAACTCGCGCCATCAGCAATGTTTGGAATGTGGAAAATCTCGGTGCAGGTGGACGGAGAAGAGCTCGCATCGAGAACGTTCGAGATAAAGGAGTATGTGTTGTCCTCGTTTGATATAGAGGTGATACCGTCCGGCACTCCGTTGATGGAGCACCGGGGGTTGAATCTGACAATTGCAGCCAACTATCATTTTCGCAAACCAGTGAAGGGATTAGCCAAGGTGGAGCTGTATTTGGAGGATGATATGCTGGACCAGCAGAAGGAGGTCGAAGTGTACGGCATGAGGCAGGTGGAGTTGAGATTCGTTGGACACTTTGATGAACAAGAACATCAAAAAGATGTGTTTGTAAAGACGACCTTCATCGAACAGCATACAA ATCGTTCCGTGGCGAAAGGATCTCATATTACTATGTACAAGTACAAATATCGCGTGGATTTGATAAAAGATATTCCTTACTTCCATCCGGGACATCCCTTTAAATGTGCGCTTCAGTTGCGATACCACGATGGAACACCTGCCAAAGGTATCACCGGTAAAGTGATCATACTCGATATCGAATATGAGAAAACTGTCACTACTGACGATAACGGTTTGATCAAACTGGAGCTAAGCCCAGGGAACAACGTACAAGAGATGGTTATTACC CTTGAAAACGATGACGGTTTCTACTTTGACGAAACAGTTCAAAATACAGGTGTGGTGTCAAATGCGTACATCAAACTGGAATTGAAATCAAC TCTTCATTTGAATCGTTTGGTGCAAGTCCAGGTATCGTGCAATGAACCAATGACGTTTTTCGTGTACTACGTAATGAAGAAGGGCAACATTATCGATTCCGGTTTCATTACAACGAACGAACAAAGCAAATATCCCCTTCGGTTCATTGCTTCGGAAAAGATGATTCCGCAGGTCAAAATAATAGTATCGACTGTCAAGAACGACAGGATGATGTTTGACTTTCTGGACCTCGATTTCGAAGAGCCCCGTCACAAA ATCCGTTTAAACCTAAACAAACAGGAAGTAAAACCGGGACAACAAATAGAGCTCAGCTTATCCGGACAACGAGGATCATACGTTGGATTAGTTGCATACAACAAAGGTTTGATGTACGACAACAAGAACAAAGATTTGTTCTGGGAGGACATCATGCGAGTGTATAAAGGAATTGGTCCGAGCGTAGAGAATGAGTTTGACAAGTTTCAT AGTATGGGACTGTTCGTTAAGACATTGAATGATATCGAGTTCAATGAAGCTCACGATATGTCAGCACGGGTTGGGCATCAGATCGTGAGCAATGCGATCTCCAAAACAGTCTCGTACCGGACACATTTTCCAGAATCGTGGCTATGGCAAAATGTGACATTAGGAAAGTATGGTACGCATAAGATGATCGAGACCGTCCCAGATATGATGACGTCTTGGTACTTGACGGGATTCTCGATTCATCCGGAGTATGGTTTGGGCATCATTAAGGAACCCGTCCAGTTAACAACGGCTCAATCGTTCTACATCGTGGAAAATCTACCGTACTCTATCAAACGAGAAGAAGCGGTCGTTTTACAGTTTACTCTGTTCCACAATCTTGGAGGAGAGTACATCGCGGACGTGACACTGTACACTGTTGCCAATCAGACGGAGTTCGTAGGACGTCCTGTGGAAG ACCTAAGCTACACCAAATCCGTGAGCGTTCCTCCGAAGGTTGGTGTACCGGTCTCATTTCTGGTAAAGGCACGAAAGCTCGGCGAGATGACGGTACGAATTGAGGCAACGATTAATACCAACCAAGAATCGGACGCACTGGAGAAGGTGATCCGAGTTGTGCCAGAAAGTTTGGTACAGCCAAAGATGAAAActcttttcttctgctttgaTTCATACATCAATCAAACGATCTTGATGAATTTGGACTTCAACAAACAGGCAGACAATGGTTCTAGAAAAATCGAGTTCCGTCTCAATC CCGATCTGCATACCAATGTAGTTGATAACTTGGATAATCTGCTTGCACCTTCGTCTGGCAATGGAGAGCAAAATATGGTAAAGTTTGTACCGAACATCGTTGTGCGTGATTACTTGCATGCTATTGGCTCGAAGGATCAGAGTCTGCTCCATAAAGCTACCAATCTGCTGCGCCAAGGCTATCACAATCAGATGCGTTATCATCAGACAGATGGTTCGTTTGGTGCGTATCAAAATGCTACTGGTAGCGTGTTTCTTACCGCCTTCGTTGCAAAGTCAATGCAAATGGTGTCGAAGTACATCGATGTGGATACGGTTATGGTCGAGAAGGTGTACGATTGGCTTGCTTCCAAACAACACAGCTCGGGAAGGTTCGATGAGGTCGGGTCCGTCATTCACAAAGGTATGCTAAGTGGTTTGCGCAACGGCATTTCACTGACATCTTACGTACTGATAGCGCTCCTAGAAAATGAGAACGCCAAAGTGAAGCACGCGGTTGTGattcaaaattcaataaactaTTTAAGTGGCCACGTGGAAAACATAGAACATCCCTACGATTTGTCCATAGTGACATATGCGTTGATGTTGAATGGGCACAGCATGAAGAAAATGGCACTTGAAAAGCTTGTGGGAATGGCAACTCCCTTGAAAAAGGACGGGAAACTGTACTTGGACACGGAAAATAGCATCGAGACTACCGCTTATGCTTTGCTGTCCATTGTTTTAGCAGAAAAGTATGTGGACGGTATACCGGTGATGCGCTGGTTGGTGAACCAACGCTACGTTACCGGAAGCTTCCCGCGCACTCAAGACACCTTCGTGGGACTGAAGGCACTGACAAAGTTGGCGGAAAAAGTCTCTCCCTTGCGAAACGATTACGCCATACAGCTGAAGGGTATGAAGGCTTTAATTTATGGcttcaaacaaataacaataacGGAAAATCTCCACATAAAACCTGAAGATATCTACGTTCAAAACAATAGAGACATACCGGAAGACACTGAATGGCTGGAGATCAACATTGCCGGTATCGGTTTCGGAATGCTGCAAGTGATTTATGAGTACAGTTTAAATCTAAATAATTTTGATAAACGACTGAAGCTGGATTTAGAGAAACAGAACACGGGGTCCAACTACGAGCTACTGTTGGAAGTGTGTGCTAAGTTCGATCGGTTTTGGTCCAATGGAAGTTTGCACAAGGTTATGATCGAGGTGACCTTCCCCAGCGGGTACGAAGTCGACCAGAATCCAGTGAAAGAACTGACTAACATAAATCCCATACAT AACATAGAGGTTAGGTATGGCGGCACATCCGTTGTCGTGTATTACTACAACATGAGCATCGAACGGAACTGCTTCACCGTGACGGCTTACAGGCGGGGCAAGGTGGCTATGAAACGTCCAGCATACGTAGTCGCTTACGGTTATTACGACAGAA ATTACAATGCCATTGAAATGTACGAAGTGGATGAGCAACCTGATGAAGAATAA